A region of Vitis vinifera cultivar Pinot Noir 40024 chromosome 15, ASM3070453v1 DNA encodes the following proteins:
- the LOC100267384 gene encoding E3 ubiquitin-protein ligase SINAT3 isoform X2, with amino-acid sequence MGNCVVPGDLHSLTMFEELVKCSVCFEYMNRPIYQCHNGHTLCSSCKARVLNKCTSCRQQLGDIRCLALEKMTESLQLHCKYEEFGCPEIMHEDSCNFRPYSCPWPGLPCSAVGDIPFLVSHLTDYHKAVMFNGCDFELEFLIEDLRKHSGCRWLAIIINCYGKYFCVHTEAFLFAWYSSA; translated from the exons ATGGGAAACTGCGTTGTTCCCGGAGATCTTCACTCCCTAACCATGTTCGAGGAGCTGGTCAAGTGCTCCGTTTGTTTTGAATATATGAACCGTCCAATTTATCAG TGCCACAATGGACACACACTCTGTTCAAGCTGTAAAGCAAGGGTACTCAACAAATGTACCAGTTGTAGGCAGCAGCTTGGTGATATAAGGTGTCTAGCTCTGGAGAAGATGACCGAATCACTTCAACTGCATTGTAAGTATGAGGAGTTTGGATGCCCTGAGATCATGCATGAAGACTCGTGTAACTTCCGGCCATACAGCTGCCCATGGCCTGGATTGCCGTGCTCTGCTGTTGGGGATATTCCATTCCTTGTTTCTCACTTGACAGATTATCACAAGGCAGTCATGTTCAATGGCTGCGACTTCGAGcttgaatttttaattgaagATCTCCGTAAACACTCAGGCTGCAGATGGTTAGCAATT ATCATCAATTGTTATGGCAAATACTTCTGTGTTCATACTGAAGCCTTCTTATTTGCGTGGTATTCCTCAGCCTGA
- the LOC100257109 gene encoding E3 ubiquitin-protein ligase SINAT3 isoform X1, protein MPILQCHNGHTLCSSCKARVLNKCPGCRQQLGNIRCLALEKMAKSLELHCKYEEFGCPEIIPYHTKLMHEDSCNFRPYSCPWYGCPCSAVGDIPLLVSHLTDYHKAVMFNSCNFKHGFLIGDLYKNPGRRWIVIIINCFDKHFCLHAEAFLIGSTPVYMAFLSLIGNHAEAGNYSYSLQIGGNGRKLTFEGVPQSIRESERRSLESADSLIVPGGMVHSLGGETREPKLEITSRIWKTQCG, encoded by the exons ATGCCAATCTTACAA TGCCACAATGGACACACACTCTGTTCAAGCTGTAAAGCAAGGGTACTCAACAAATGTCCCGGTTGTAGGCAGCAGCTCGGTAATATAAGGTGTCTAGCTCTGGAGAAGATGGCCAAATCACTTGAACTGCATTGCAAGTATGAGGAGTTTGGATGCCCTGAGATCATCCCTTACCACACCAAGCTCATGCATGAAGACTCGTGTAACTTCCGGCCATACAGCTGCCCATGGTATGGATGTCCGTGCTCTGCTGTTGGGGATATTCCACTCCTTGTTTCTCACCTGACAGATTATCACAAGGCAGTCATGTTCAATAGCTGCAACTTTAAGCATGGATTTTTAATTGGAGATCTCTATAAAAACCCAGGCCGCAGATGGATAGTAATT ATCATCAATTGTTTTGACAAACACTTCTGTCTCCATGCTGAAGCCTTCCTTATAGGGTCGACTCCCGTTTACATGGCATTCCTCAGCCTGATAGGCAACCATGCAGAGGCCGGCAACTACAGCTACAGCCTGCAGATAGGGGGAAATGGGCGGAAGCTTACTTTTGAGGGCGTCCCACAAAGCATTAGAGAGAGTGAGAGGAGGAGTTTGGAGAGTGCGGACAGCCTCATTGTGCCGGGAGGCATGGTGCATTCCTTGGGAGGGGAGACGAGAGAGCCAAAACTTGAAATTACAAGTCGGATATGGAAAACCCAGTGTGGATAA
- the LOC132255153 gene encoding pectinesterase QRT1-like, with the protein MGNRVADLHSLTTFQELLKCPVCFNFMPSPIYQNSVVAMPGLPGMQAVALSINGDKAMFYNVRLLGAQDTLMDLSGTHYFNQCYIQGSIDFIFGGARSIYKGCVIESITTTSGAIAAHRMESPNDGTGFSFVNCTIIGIGKPNLFSFLISVSHCRVMFQATLAKVGHHLFRRG; encoded by the exons ATGGGAAACCGCGTCGCAGATCTTCACTCCCTAACCACGTTCCAGGAGCTGCTCAAGTGCCCCGTTTGCTTCAACTTTATGCCGTCTCCAATTTATCAG AATTCAGTGGTTGCAATGCCTGGACTGCCTGGAATGCAAGCAGTGGCACTGAGTATAAACGGTGATAAAGCCATGTTCTATAATGTCAGGCTCTTGGGGGCACAGGACACCCTCATGGATCTGTCTGGAACACACTACTTTAACCAGTGTTACATCCAAGGAAGCATTGACTTTATCTTTGGTGGGGCAAGATCAATCTATAAG GGATGTGTCATCGAATCAATAACGACAACTTCAGGAGCAATTGCAGCTCATCGCATGGAATCACCTAATGATGGCACAGGATTCTCCTTTGTAAACTGCACAATCATTGGAATTGGTAAGCCAAACctgttttctttcttaattaGTGTGTCACATTGCAGGGTGATGTTTCAAGCTACCCTTGCTAAAGTTGGTCACCATTTGTTTAGGAGGGGATGA
- the LOC100262215 gene encoding LOW QUALITY PROTEIN: E3 ubiquitin-protein ligase SINAT3 (The sequence of the model RefSeq protein was modified relative to this genomic sequence to represent the inferred CDS: inserted 1 base in 1 codon), translating into MGNRVADLHSLTKFQEILKCSVCFDFMQSPIYQCHNGHTLCSSCKARVLNKCPTCRHQLGDIRCLALEKMAESLQLHCKYEEFGCPEIIPYHTKLMHEDSCNFRPYSCPWYGCPCSAVGDIPLLVSHLTDYHKAVMLYGCKFELEFLIEDLYKCQSYKWDVTIINCFDKHFCLHAEAFLIGSTPVYMAFLSLIGNQAEAGNYSYSLEIGGNGRKLTFEGIPRSIRESKRSSLESADSLIVLGGMAXFLRRGDENAHASGFRSDMESPDSRIKLVD; encoded by the exons ATGGGAAACCGCGTCGCAGATCTTCACTCCCTAACCAAGTTCCAGGAGATTCTCAAGTGCTCCGTTTGCTTCGACTTTATGCAGTCTCCAATTTATCAG TGCCACAATGGACACACACTCTGTTCAAGCTGTAAAGCAAGGGTACTCAACAAATGTCCCACTTGTAGGCACCAGCTCGGTGATATAAGGTGTCTAGCTCTGGAGAAGATGGCCGAATCACTTCAACTGCATTGCAAGTATGAGGAGTTTGGATGCCCTGAGATCATCCCTTACCACACCAAGCTCATGCATGAAGACTCGTGTAACTTCCGGCCATACAGCTGCCCATGGTATGGATGTCCGTGCTCTGCTGTTGGGGATATTCCACTCCTTGTTTCTCACCTGACAGATTATCACAAGGCAGTCATGCTCTATGGCTGCAAGTTCGAACTTGAATTTTTGATAGAAGATCTCTATAAATGCCAAAGCTACAAATGGGATGTAACT ATCATCAATTGTTTTGACAAACACTTCTGTCTCCATGCTGAAGCCTTCCTTATAGGGTCGACTCCCGTTTACATGGCATTCCTCAGCCTGATAGGCAACCAAGCAGAGGCCGGCAACTACAGCTACAGCCTGGAGATAGGTGGAAATGGGCGGAAGCTTACTTTTGAGGGCATCCCACGAAGCATTAGAGAGAGTAAGAGGAGTAGCTTGGAGAGTGCAGACAGCCTCATTGTGCTGGGAGGCATGG TTTTCCTTAGGAGGGGAGACGAGAATGCCCATGCTTCGGGTTTTAGGTCGGATATGGAAAGCCCAGATTCCAGGATAAAATTGGTTGATTGA
- the LOC100257109 gene encoding E3 ubiquitin-protein ligase SINAT3 isoform X2 translates to MAKSLELHCKYEEFGCPEIIPYHTKLMHEDSCNFRPYSCPWYGCPCSAVGDIPLLVSHLTDYHKAVMFNSCNFKHGFLIGDLYKNPGRRWIVIIINCFDKHFCLHAEAFLIGSTPVYMAFLSLIGNHAEAGNYSYSLQIGGNGRKLTFEGVPQSIRESERRSLESADSLIVPGGMVHSLGGETREPKLEITSRIWKTQCG, encoded by the exons ATGGCCAAATCACTTGAACTGCATTGCAAGTATGAGGAGTTTGGATGCCCTGAGATCATCCCTTACCACACCAAGCTCATGCATGAAGACTCGTGTAACTTCCGGCCATACAGCTGCCCATGGTATGGATGTCCGTGCTCTGCTGTTGGGGATATTCCACTCCTTGTTTCTCACCTGACAGATTATCACAAGGCAGTCATGTTCAATAGCTGCAACTTTAAGCATGGATTTTTAATTGGAGATCTCTATAAAAACCCAGGCCGCAGATGGATAGTAATT ATCATCAATTGTTTTGACAAACACTTCTGTCTCCATGCTGAAGCCTTCCTTATAGGGTCGACTCCCGTTTACATGGCATTCCTCAGCCTGATAGGCAACCATGCAGAGGCCGGCAACTACAGCTACAGCCTGCAGATAGGGGGAAATGGGCGGAAGCTTACTTTTGAGGGCGTCCCACAAAGCATTAGAGAGAGTGAGAGGAGGAGTTTGGAGAGTGCGGACAGCCTCATTGTGCCGGGAGGCATGGTGCATTCCTTGGGAGGGGAGACGAGAGAGCCAAAACTTGAAATTACAAGTCGGATATGGAAAACCCAGTGTGGATAA
- the LOC100267384 gene encoding E3 ubiquitin-protein ligase SINAT3 isoform X1 yields MGNCVVPGDLHSLTMFEELVKCSVCFEYMNRPIYQCHNGHTLCSSCKARVLNKCTSCRQQLGDIRCLALEKMTESLQLHCKYEEFGCPEIMHEDSCNFRPYSCPWPGLPCSAVGDIPFLVSHLTDYHKAVMFNGCDFELEFLIEDLRKHSGCRWLAIPDRQPSRGLQLQLQPGDRGKWAEAYF; encoded by the exons ATGGGAAACTGCGTTGTTCCCGGAGATCTTCACTCCCTAACCATGTTCGAGGAGCTGGTCAAGTGCTCCGTTTGTTTTGAATATATGAACCGTCCAATTTATCAG TGCCACAATGGACACACACTCTGTTCAAGCTGTAAAGCAAGGGTACTCAACAAATGTACCAGTTGTAGGCAGCAGCTTGGTGATATAAGGTGTCTAGCTCTGGAGAAGATGACCGAATCACTTCAACTGCATTGTAAGTATGAGGAGTTTGGATGCCCTGAGATCATGCATGAAGACTCGTGTAACTTCCGGCCATACAGCTGCCCATGGCCTGGATTGCCGTGCTCTGCTGTTGGGGATATTCCATTCCTTGTTTCTCACTTGACAGATTATCACAAGGCAGTCATGTTCAATGGCTGCGACTTCGAGcttgaatttttaattgaagATCTCCGTAAACACTCAGGCTGCAGATGGTTAGCAATT CCTGATAGGCAACCAAGCAGAGGCCTGCAACTACAGCTACAGCCTGGAGATAGGGGGAAATGGGCGGAAGCTTACTTTTGA